The window GTGGGCGCGTTCGAGGATCCAACCGTCAGGGGAGTCGTGGTACACGGCGACGAGTACGAGGGAGTGGTCACCCGGAGACAACTCGCAACCTCACACCACCAACCCACCGAGAAGGTGGGATCGCTCGTCTGGCACGTCCCTCGCCTCGACCCCCACGAGGACGTTCGCAAGGTCGCGCAACTGATGATCGACAGCGACGCCCACATACTCCCAGTCTTCGAGGGGCGCGCCCTCCGCGGCGTCGTCACCGACGACGACATCTTGGAGGCCGTCCAGCCGTTCCTCGACGCGGCGACCGTCGAGGAGGCGTACACCGCCGACCTCGTCACGCTCGACCCCGAATCGACCTTCGGCGAGGCCCTCCACATCCTCCGGGAGAATCGGATCAGTCACGTCCCGGTCGTCGAAGACGACGCGGCGGTCGGAATCTTCAGCCTCTACGACCTGACTGGGCTCACCGTCCGCGCCTCGACGCAGAGCCAGGGTGGGAACGCGGGTGGGACGGACTCGTTCGGCGGCAACATCTCCACCAGTACCGGTCGGGCACACGGCGGGTTCGGTGCCAGAGAGGGAGAGACCAGCCGAATTCTGGACCTTCCGGTTCGGGACGTGATGATCACTCCGGTACACACGATCCAACCGGATCAGACGCTCGATCAGGCCGTCGAAGGGATGTTCGCGATAGACGCTTCCTCGCTCGTCGTCACGGGAGACGGGCGACCGTTTGGAATCGTCACGAAGACCGATATCCTCGATTCGCTCACCTGGGAAGCGGGTGGCAATCGCTCCGTTCAACTCTACGGTTCCGAACTTCTGGACGATATCCAGTACGAGGATATCGTGTCGATGATCGAAAAGTTCGACGACAGAGATCACGGGATGGCCGTCCTAGACGCGAAGATCCACCTCCACGAACACGACGAGAAATTCCGCGGGACGCCGCTGTTACTCGCTCGTATCCGCCTGTACACGGACCAAGGCCTGTATATGGCGTCCGGAGAGGGGTATGGTGCGAAGCACGCCATCAACGAGGCACGAGACGTACTCGAACGTCAGATCCGTGAGCGCAAGACGTACGCCAAGAGCAAGAAGCCGCCGAGCGAGGAGTTCTGGGAGAAACGGTTCGGCTGGCTACTCGAGGAGTGACTCACCGTACCGCCTCGTCGATTCCTCTGGCGAACTCCTCAGCG of the Halobaculum limi genome contains:
- a CDS encoding CBS domain-containing protein, with amino-acid sequence MDIADIVSEDYVEFPPDTPVSKLVGAFEDPTVRGVVVHGDEYEGVVTRRQLATSHHQPTEKVGSLVWHVPRLDPHEDVRKVAQLMIDSDAHILPVFEGRALRGVVTDDDILEAVQPFLDAATVEEAYTADLVTLDPESTFGEALHILRENRISHVPVVEDDAAVGIFSLYDLTGLTVRASTQSQGGNAGGTDSFGGNISTSTGRAHGGFGAREGETSRILDLPVRDVMITPVHTIQPDQTLDQAVEGMFAIDASSLVVTGDGRPFGIVTKTDILDSLTWEAGGNRSVQLYGSELLDDIQYEDIVSMIEKFDDRDHGMAVLDAKIHLHEHDEKFRGTPLLLARIRLYTDQGLYMASGEGYGAKHAINEARDVLERQIRERKTYAKSKKPPSEEFWEKRFGWLLEE